A stretch of Arachis hypogaea cultivar Tifrunner chromosome 15, arahy.Tifrunner.gnm2.J5K5, whole genome shotgun sequence DNA encodes these proteins:
- the LOC112748161 gene encoding 1-deoxy-D-xylulose-5-phosphate synthase 2, chloroplastic-like yields MPPWGYDQVAHDVDLQKLLVRFALDRASLVGANGLTHCGTFDTTFMACFPNMVVMAPSNETELMHMIAIATTIDDRPSWFRFPRGNGVGSILPNNNKGMPLEVGKGKVLKEGSKVALVGYGTMVQSYVAAAKVVEAHGISTTVADARFCKPLDGPLMMQLAREHEILITVEEGFIGGFGSYVSHFLGLNGLLDGNLKWRAMTLPNRYIEHESQKDQIQIAGLSSNHIAATALSLTNIQWDNRLLLSMQI; encoded by the exons ATGCCGCCATGGGGGTATGATCAGGTGGCACATGACGTGGACCTTCAGAAGCTTCTGGTGAGATTCGCTCTCGATAGAGCTAGCCTAGTTGGTGCTAATGGCCTAACTCATTGTGGCACATTTGACACAACGTTCATGGCTTGTTTTCCAAACATGGTGGTTATGGCTCCTTCTAATGAAACCGAACTCATGCACATGATAGCCATTGCTACAACCATAGATGACAGGCCTAGTTGGTTTAGGTTTCCGAGAGGGAATGGCGTTGGTTCCATTCTTCCAAATAACAACAAAGGCATGCCATTGGAGGTTGGTAAAGGCAAGGTGTTGAAAGAGGGAAGCAAGGTGGCTCTAGTTGGATATGGAACAATGGTACAAAGCTATGTGGCGGCAGCAAAGGTTGTTGAAGCACACGGCATCTCAACAACCGTGGCTGATGCTCGATTTTGCAAGCCTCttgatggaccattgatgatgcAACTTGCAAGAGAGCATGAAATCTTGATAACAGTTGAAGAGGGTTTCATTGGAGGGTTTGGTTCTTATGTTTCTCATTTCCTTGGCCTCAATGGACTCCTTGATGGCAACCTTAAG TGGCGAGCCATGACTCTGCCTAATAGATACATTGAGCATGAATCTCAAAAGGATCAAATTCAAATAGCGGGGTTGAGTTCAAACCATATTGCAGCTACTGCTTTGTCATTAACCAATATTCAATGGGACAATCGTTTGCTTCTCAGCATGCAAATATGA